A single region of the Anabaena sphaerica FACHB-251 genome encodes:
- a CDS encoding transglycosylase SLT domain-containing protein gives MLKKLKNKQIYLIAGAGLCAFLVGGMVSAPQAGKTLSKWLNLSQSQPEKVSEANKYQSVVFNWVSKSLPERAAKLAEIAEKGASPDRERARYLLASDYIETDQGKKALSILEGLEKDYPVLAPYILLKQAQAQDIVGEKGKASDLRQKVVKDYAEDAAVVKAIYLIGQPKLHDQAIAKFPSHPLTWEIIRKRLRENPNQPKLQLILAQYAADEPGIIGILDQLVKQPQLTSANWELIGSVYWDNNQFPKAAAAYTKAPKTAKNLYRTARGLQLDKKRDQAVAIYKQQVQQFPTAEETGTALLRLAEIAPGKAAIPYLDQIINKFPKQAPTALVQKAKLLETLPDNQSAIAAWKLLLGKYSNSEEAAEYRWTTALSKAKAGDYVGAWQWAKPIATESPNSILAPRASFWIGKWATILGKQEDARTAYQYVLSQFPQSYYAWRSASILGLDVGDFNNLRLMNPEISPPQRPVPPTGSDAFKELYLLGQDRDAWLEWETDFKNNNQPSVAEQFTEGLMQLAKGENLIGIAKISKLEDRETPEEQAEYTALSKQITYWQARYPFPYFSEIEKWSTTRKINPLLVTALMRQESMFQPKIKSIVGATGLMQVMPSTAAWIAPQINVDMKTIDLENPNDNIMLGTWYLDHTHQQYGNNSMLAIASYNAGPGNVAKWLRTIPKQDPDEFVEEIPFGETKNYVRQVFGNYWNYLRLYNPSISALVAKYSAEQPKLPTQ, from the coding sequence ATGCTGAAGAAACTAAAAAACAAGCAAATTTATCTGATCGCTGGGGCTGGACTATGTGCCTTTTTAGTTGGGGGTATGGTATCAGCCCCACAAGCTGGAAAAACCCTAAGTAAATGGTTGAACTTGAGTCAGAGTCAGCCTGAAAAAGTATCTGAGGCTAATAAATACCAGTCAGTTGTATTTAATTGGGTATCAAAATCTTTACCAGAACGAGCAGCCAAACTAGCGGAAATTGCGGAAAAAGGCGCTTCACCAGATCGGGAAAGGGCGCGTTATCTTTTGGCAAGTGATTATATTGAAACTGACCAAGGGAAAAAAGCCCTAAGTATACTGGAAGGGCTAGAGAAAGACTATCCTGTTTTAGCACCATACATCTTACTTAAACAAGCCCAGGCGCAAGATATTGTGGGGGAGAAGGGTAAGGCTTCGGATCTGCGGCAAAAAGTGGTGAAAGATTATGCTGAAGACGCAGCGGTAGTTAAGGCTATATATTTGATTGGGCAACCTAAACTACATGATCAAGCGATCGCTAAATTTCCTTCCCATCCCCTCACTTGGGAAATTATCCGCAAACGCTTACGAGAGAATCCTAATCAACCCAAGTTACAATTAATCTTGGCACAATACGCTGCTGATGAGCCAGGAATCATTGGTATTTTAGATCAGTTAGTGAAACAGCCCCAACTCACATCCGCAAATTGGGAACTAATCGGTTCGGTATATTGGGATAATAACCAATTTCCCAAAGCAGCAGCTGCTTATACTAAAGCACCCAAAACAGCTAAAAATCTTTATCGCACCGCCAGAGGGTTGCAGTTAGATAAAAAGCGAGATCAGGCAGTCGCTATTTATAAACAACAGGTACAACAATTTCCTACTGCCGAAGAAACCGGAACAGCCCTATTAAGATTAGCAGAAATCGCTCCAGGTAAAGCTGCAATACCGTATCTTGACCAAATAATTAATAAGTTTCCCAAACAAGCACCTACAGCACTGGTACAAAAAGCCAAACTGCTAGAAACTCTCCCAGATAATCAGTCAGCTATAGCAGCCTGGAAATTACTGTTAGGTAAGTATAGCAACTCTGAGGAAGCAGCAGAATATCGCTGGACAACCGCCCTGAGTAAAGCTAAAGCTGGAGATTATGTAGGTGCATGGCAATGGGCAAAACCCATTGCTACGGAAAGTCCTAATAGTATTCTCGCTCCCAGAGCCAGTTTTTGGATAGGTAAATGGGCAACTATACTAGGGAAACAGGAGGATGCGCGGACTGCATACCAGTATGTACTGAGTCAATTTCCCCAATCTTATTATGCTTGGCGTTCTGCAAGCATTTTGGGTTTGGATGTAGGTGATTTTAATAACCTACGGTTGATGAATCCAGAAATTAGTCCTCCGCAACGTCCTGTACCTCCAACAGGTTCTGATGCTTTTAAAGAGTTATATTTGCTGGGACAAGATCGAGATGCTTGGTTGGAGTGGGAGACAGACTTTAAGAACAATAATCAGCCTAGCGTAGCCGAACAATTTACGGAAGGGTTGATGCAGTTAGCAAAGGGTGAAAATCTGATCGGTATTGCCAAGATATCTAAATTGGAAGATCGGGAAACACCAGAAGAACAAGCAGAATATACCGCTTTAAGTAAACAGATCACTTATTGGCAAGCTCGTTATCCGTTTCCCTATTTCTCAGAAATAGAAAAATGGTCTACTACACGAAAAATTAATCCTCTGCTAGTTACGGCTTTGATGCGGCAGGAGTCAATGTTTCAACCAAAAATTAAATCTATAGTTGGTGCGACTGGTTTAATGCAGGTAATGCCCAGTACAGCAGCGTGGATAGCCCCACAAATCAATGTTGATATGAAAACCATTGATTTGGAAAACCCGAATGATAACATCATGCTGGGTACATGGTATTTGGATCATACTCATCAGCAATATGGTAATAATTCCATGTTAGCGATCGCAAGTTACAATGCAGGTCCTGGTAATGTTGCCAAATGGCTGCGAACCATACCCAAACAAGACCCAGATGAGTTTGTGGAAGAAATTCCTTTCGGTGAAACCAAAAATTACGTCCGCCAAGTATTTGGTAACTACTGGAATTATCTACGGTTATATAATCCGTCTATCTCTGCTTTAGTAGCTAAATATTCAGCCGAACAACCGAAATTACCGACACAGTGA
- a CDS encoding FAD-dependent hydroxylase, with product MSLTQLTQTLTPPHTPADKRGYDYDLVIVGGGIVGLTLAAALKDSGLSILLIEARVTSASVAKGQAYAVHMLSARIFQGIGIWEKILPNIAKYRQVSLSDADYPDVVKFQTSDLGTQELGYVAEHYALLEPLQEFVQSCVNVTYLCPAEVVNTQNEQDIVTVNIKVDGENRTIRSKLLVAADGSRSPIRQAAGIKTKGWKYWQSCIVTFVRPEKSHNYTAYEKFWTSGPFAILPLPGNRCRIVWTAPHEEAKALCALNDEEFLAELTKRYGDQMGKLELLGDRFIFQVQLMQSDRYVLPRLALVGDAAHNCHPVGGQGLNLGIRDAAALAEVIQTAHQAGADIGNIEVLKKYENWRKKENLAILGFTDLLDRVFSNNFLPVVIIRRLGLWLMQRVPMLKIFALKLMIGLKGKTPALGKQ from the coding sequence ATGTCACTCACCCAGCTTACTCAAACCCTTACCCCTCCCCACACACCCGCAGACAAGCGGGGATATGATTATGATTTGGTGATTGTTGGTGGTGGGATTGTTGGCTTAACTCTGGCTGCTGCTTTAAAAGACTCTGGCTTAAGTATACTGCTAATTGAAGCTAGGGTGACATCAGCATCTGTGGCTAAAGGCCAAGCCTATGCTGTACATATGCTGTCAGCCCGCATTTTCCAAGGAATTGGGATTTGGGAGAAAATTCTGCCTAATATCGCTAAATATAGACAGGTGAGTTTATCTGACGCTGACTATCCCGATGTGGTGAAATTTCAAACTTCTGATTTAGGAACACAAGAATTAGGTTATGTGGCGGAACATTATGCACTGTTAGAACCTTTACAGGAATTTGTGCAGAGTTGTGTTAATGTAACTTATCTGTGTCCAGCGGAAGTGGTAAATACGCAGAATGAACAAGATATAGTTACTGTTAATATTAAAGTTGATGGTGAAAATCGGACGATTCGCAGTAAGTTGTTAGTAGCTGCTGATGGTTCACGCTCACCAATTCGTCAAGCTGCGGGCATTAAAACTAAAGGTTGGAAATATTGGCAATCTTGTATAGTGACTTTTGTCAGACCAGAAAAATCTCATAACTATACAGCTTATGAGAAATTTTGGACGAGTGGACCTTTTGCAATTTTACCTTTACCTGGGAACCGTTGCCGAATTGTTTGGACTGCACCTCATGAAGAAGCAAAGGCTTTGTGTGCTTTAAATGATGAGGAATTTTTGGCAGAACTAACTAAGCGTTATGGTGATCAGATGGGTAAATTGGAATTATTGGGCGATCGCTTTATTTTTCAGGTACAGTTAATGCAGAGCGATCGCTATGTTCTCCCCCGTTTGGCTTTAGTTGGTGATGCAGCACACAACTGTCATCCCGTCGGTGGACAAGGTTTAAATTTGGGTATTCGTGATGCAGCAGCTTTAGCTGAAGTTATCCAAACAGCACACCAAGCCGGTGCAGATATTGGTAACATTGAAGTTCTCAAAAAATATGAAAATTGGCGAAAAAAAGAAAATCTCGCCATTTTAGGTTTCACCGATTTATTAGATCGGGTATTTTCTAATAACTTCTTACCAGTGGTAATCATCCGCCGTTTGGGTTTATGGTTGATGCAGCGAGTCCCAATGTTGAAAATATTTGCACTCAAATTAATGATTGGTTTAAAAGGGAAAACTCCAGCATTAGGGAAACAGTGA
- a CDS encoding murein hydrolase activator EnvC family protein: MKTAFFPKIRLWWLFLTFCCVVWSVLVFLPVYAESSQTINTLKQQQQQVQQERENVIQKQNRLTNLQTEAQKHLTGIEQNLQTTNSQIQNSETRLKFATESLQELEAALAVTERNYEDRRVATVARLQFIQRSPSSQGLAVLLQSQNLSDFISRRHQLKLVYQADQRILSKLAEQANFLIQQRTDVERQKNVISIIREQLLAQKSDYQAQAESQGELIQRLNSDRLALDAAQKQLQQDSENLTVLIQQKIAEQQAREAREAAQAKANSKIWIRGTGIFAFPSDAPTSSPFGWRVHPILGYRRFHGGLDFAASYGSTIRSADSGTVIFAGWYGGYGQAVIIDHGKGITTLYGHCSQLYVSEGQSVQKGQAIAAVGSTGLSTGPHLHFEVRRNGSPVDPADYL, from the coding sequence ATGAAAACGGCATTTTTCCCAAAAATTAGATTGTGGTGGTTGTTTCTGACATTTTGTTGTGTTGTCTGGAGTGTTTTGGTATTTTTACCAGTATATGCAGAGTCTTCGCAAACAATTAATACCCTAAAACAACAACAGCAGCAAGTTCAGCAGGAGCGTGAAAATGTTATTCAGAAACAAAACCGCTTAACGAATCTGCAAACAGAAGCCCAAAAACACTTAACTGGAATTGAGCAAAATTTACAAACTACTAATAGCCAAATTCAAAACAGCGAAACTAGGTTAAAATTCGCTACCGAAAGCCTCCAGGAGTTAGAAGCAGCTTTGGCTGTAACAGAACGTAATTATGAAGACAGACGAGTTGCAACAGTGGCGCGGTTACAATTTATTCAGCGATCGCCATCTTCACAGGGATTGGCTGTTTTGCTGCAAAGTCAGAATTTGAGTGATTTTATCAGCCGTCGTCATCAGTTAAAGTTAGTTTATCAGGCAGACCAGCGAATTTTGTCTAAACTTGCAGAACAAGCTAACTTCTTAATTCAGCAAAGAACGGATGTAGAACGGCAAAAAAACGTGATTTCTATCATTAGAGAGCAATTATTAGCCCAAAAATCTGATTATCAAGCTCAAGCAGAGTCACAGGGAGAATTGATTCAACGTTTAAACAGCGATCGCTTGGCTTTGGATGCAGCACAAAAACAGTTACAACAAGACTCGGAAAATTTGACAGTTTTAATTCAACAAAAAATTGCTGAACAACAAGCCAGAGAAGCGCGGGAAGCAGCACAAGCAAAAGCTAACAGCAAAATTTGGATTCGTGGTACTGGTATTTTTGCCTTTCCTAGCGATGCACCCACTAGCAGTCCTTTTGGTTGGAGAGTACACCCTATTCTCGGTTATCGGCGTTTTCATGGAGGTTTGGATTTTGCCGCTAGTTATGGTAGTACCATTAGATCCGCAGATTCAGGTACAGTAATTTTTGCTGGCTGGTATGGTGGTTATGGTCAAGCTGTGATTATTGATCATGGTAAAGGAATTACCACACTATATGGGCATTGTAGCCAGTTGTATGTGAGTGAAGGGCAATCTGTGCAAAAAGGACAAGCGATCGCTGCTGTCGGTTCTACGGGTTTATCTACAGGACCACACCTACATTTTGAAGTTAGACGCAATGGTTCACCTGTTGACCCTGCAGATTATTTATAA
- a CDS encoding DUF1294 domain-containing protein translates to MHKGKLTVWKDDRGFGFIQPDDGGKKVFLHISNLRNKRNRPQEGEMIKYQLTTDEKGKLTAINASIQEKFSAWILILLILSILPVWGTVKLSMIYGNPLPMAVYPITGLITYWFYAQDKKQATNGNWRTPEKTLHFWELIGGWIGGFMAQNILNHKSKKPSYQSVYWLIVTVHLAGWAYWLFLQP, encoded by the coding sequence ATGCACAAAGGTAAATTAACGGTCTGGAAAGATGATCGCGGATTTGGATTTATTCAACCCGATGATGGTGGAAAAAAAGTTTTTTTACATATCTCCAATCTCAGAAATAAACGAAATCGCCCTCAAGAAGGGGAGATGATTAAATATCAACTGACAACTGATGAAAAAGGCAAACTTACAGCTATCAACGCATCTATTCAGGAAAAATTTTCAGCGTGGATATTAATTTTACTAATTCTATCAATTTTACCTGTTTGGGGAACAGTGAAACTATCCATGATTTATGGTAATCCTTTACCAATGGCTGTTTATCCAATCACAGGATTAATTACTTATTGGTTTTATGCACAGGATAAAAAGCAAGCAACTAATGGAAATTGGCGCACTCCTGAAAAAACTCTCCATTTTTGGGAATTAATAGGGGGATGGATTGGTGGTTTTATGGCTCAGAATATACTTAACCACAAAAGCAAAAAACCTTCTTATCAATCAGTTTATTGGCTCATCGTAACTGTTCATTTGGCAGGTTGGGCATATTGGTTATTTTTGCAGCCATAA